The DNA window CCATTGTGCCATGTTTTTTGACTGATGGAAGGAAAAAAACCCGCACTTTAGTCCTGTACCCAAATCTTGCCATGCTGCATGAAGTGATTGGACTTGCGTGAAGTTTCCGTGTGTTTAGACTGGAAACTATGAAAACAACAAATTTTATTTTAGCAACATTCGTGATCGCATTTTGCATTAACGCACAGGCTGCTCTGATTGCCAATTACGCAACTCTGGCCACCAAAGATCTTGATCAGATGAATGAACTCATCAACGAAAAGATCCAGGAGTCCGAGGAGATGGCAGATGAGAAGTACATTCCTTTGAAGGAAGCCCTTCAAGCCGTGTTTTCCCGCCCGGATGGCACCGATGACATGATTGATAAGGTTGTGGGTCCTTTGCGCACCAAATTGGACGAGTTGGATCAATGGGAAAATGCCATGACGATTCTTGTGGATGAAGCGGTGGATGCTTTGAAGAATCCAAAAGGTGTGAAACCTGTTGTTCAAAACACTTATGCTGTCTTTTTGGAAAACTACGTTGCAGAAGCAAAACCTTATGCCAAAAAAGGTGGTTTTGAGCGCAAGCTTCTGGAGAAAATCCGCGACGCAAAAATTGAAATGACCAAAGAGGCAAAAAATGAGCGCAGCCTTCGTGGCATGAAGGTGGGGGATTCTCCATCATCTTTGGCAAAGCGCGTGCTTGAACAGAACCCTTTGGAGCGCCCAGAGGCGCCTAAAGCTGAGAAGAAGAAAAAGAAGTAATCACTCCGCCGGTTGAATATGAAATTCCCCTCGGGAGTTCGACAAAAACCGGCAAAATTTTCCCTCGACCGGACTGGCCTCTGGTACTTTCTGACCAGAGACCAGCGTCAAACAAAAGACCTCCTCAAGTCTCCGAAAATCGCCTCAAATTGACTCAAGTTCTAACGAACTCCTACCGATAGAAACAACAGGTAATAGGGGGCAGGATGCTCTCCGCTTTGATCTCGCAAATCAAGGTGCAAGCAGATGGAGGATTCGATGTTTCTTCAAGGCGATTTGCAAATTATGTTTGATGCACTATACGCAGTGGGTGCTATTGATCCGGTTCTTAAGCTCGATTGGGCTGAAGTAACCAAAGAGATGATGGCCAATCCCAATTTGCTGAGTGATGCATTCCAAAGCATTAATGGCTGCCGTGGAAACAAAGACCTTCTTATCCAGAAGCTGCACATGATGGATCAAAAGTCCGTAAGTTATATCGCTATGGAGGTCGCTCGTGAGTTTTGTGAATTCCAAGACCGTAAAGATTTGCACTAGTCTTGCAACGGCATTTCTGATCACCAGCGTGGCAAATGCATGGGAAGTGGATTTTTCTCGTCGTCAGGTTGATTTCAACAAAGTGACGAATGAGGATCGCCTGCCTGCAAGCATCAAAGAAGATCAATCCGTCAGCATTCTGGGTAAAGTGTTCGACTCTGTCGAGCCGGCTCAGGATATCGTTATCATGAACACAGACAAGGGCTTCGTGCCAGAGACTGTGCGCTTGAAAAAGGGCAACAGCTATCGCATTCACGTGGTGAACGTGAACGGTAAGGAAAAAAACGTGAGTTTCGTGTTGGATGCTTTTTCTGAACATCACAACACGGTTTTTGGTGAACAAAAAACCTTCAACGTGATGCCAAAAACTGACGGAATTTTTTCTTACCAATGTCCTGAGACTGCGGTTCAAGGCAAATTCATTATTTATTCGGACACGAATTCTGCACCTGGTGGCAGAAAACCGGCGTCCAACTAACCTGATTGGTGCATCCATGTCGGATCAGTCGAACGTTTTCAAACAGACGATTCAACAGAACCTCGGTCCTGTTTTAAAGTACCTCGATGATCCGGGTGTATCCGAAATTCTTGTCAACGGTCCCCATGAAATTTTCGTAGAGCGCAAAGGTAAACTCGAGAAGGTGGCTGAAAAGTTTCCGACTGAGGATGACTTGCGTGCGGCTGTGAACTCCATTGCCCAATCGGTGGGTCGTCGTATCAATGACGAGAATCCACGACTGGATGCACGTTTGCCGGATGGTTCGCGTATTGCGGCGGTGATTCCGCCGATGTCACGCAAGGGAACGACTCTGTCGATTCGTAAATTTACCAGCACGAAAATCACTTTCAATGACTACATCAAAATGGGCACAATCTCAGAGGACGGCGCGCGCTTTTTGGATATCGCAATGTTCCTGGGAAAAAACATTATCGTGAGCGGTGGTACGGGCTCCGGTAAGACGACGCTGTTGT is part of the Bdellovibrio sp. GT3 genome and encodes:
- a CDS encoding cytochrome; its protein translation is MFLQGDLQIMFDALYAVGAIDPVLKLDWAEVTKEMMANPNLLSDAFQSINGCRGNKDLLIQKLHMMDQKSVSYIAMEVAREFCEFQDRKDLH
- a CDS encoding cupredoxin domain-containing protein — its product is MSFVNSKTVKICTSLATAFLITSVANAWEVDFSRRQVDFNKVTNEDRLPASIKEDQSVSILGKVFDSVEPAQDIVIMNTDKGFVPETVRLKKGNSYRIHVVNVNGKEKNVSFVLDAFSEHHNTVFGEQKTFNVMPKTDGIFSYQCPETAVQGKFIIYSDTNSAPGGRKPASN